One window of Chionomys nivalis chromosome 10, mChiNiv1.1, whole genome shotgun sequence genomic DNA carries:
- the LOC130882626 gene encoding dehydrogenase/reductase SDR family member 7 — MSWELLLWLLALCALILSLVQLLRFLRADADLTLLWAEWQGRRPEWELTDMVVWVTGASSGIGEELALQLSKLGGSLVLSARRAQELERVKRRCLENSNLKEKDILVLPLDLTDTSSHEAATKAVLQEFGKIDILVNNGGRSQRSLVLETNLDVFKELINLNYLGTVSLTKCVLPHMVERKQGKIVTVNSVAGIASVALSSGYCASKHALRGFFNALQGELMKYPGITFCNVYPGPVQSDIVKNALTEELTKPNKGMDQSYKMPTSRCVRLMLISMANDLKEVWISDHPVLLGAYLWQYMPTWALWLTSRLGKKRIQNFENGLDPDLPYKFWKTKKD; from the exons ATGAGCTGGGAACTGCTGCTCTGGCTACTGGCACTATGCGCGCTGATCTTGTCTCTGGTGCAGCTTCTGCGCTTCCTGCGAGCAGATGCCGACCTGACGTTGCTATGGGCCGAGTGGCAAGGGCGACGCCCAG AATGGGAGCTGACTGACATGGTGGTGTGGGTGACGGGAGCATCCAGTGGCATTGGCGAGGAGTTGGCTCTCCAGTTATCTAAACTCGGGGGGTCGCTGGTGCTGTCAGCCCGCAGGGCGCAGGAGCTGGAGCGGGTGAAGAGAAGGTGCCTGG AGAAcagcaatttaaaagaaaaagatatcctGGTTTTGCCCCTTGACCTGACTGACACAAGTTCCCACGAGGCAGCCACCAAAGCCGTTCTGCAGGAGTTTGGTAAA aTTGACATTTTGGTCAACAACGGTGGAAGATCCCAGCGTTCCTTAGTTCTCGAAACTAACCTGGATGTCTTCAAGGAGCTGATAAACCTGAACTACTTAGGGACCGTGTCCTTGACCAAGTGTGTTCTGCCTCACATGGTAGAGAGGAAACAAGGGAAGATTGTCACTGTGAACAGCGTTGCGGGGATTGCGTCTGTGGCCCTTTCTAGCGGGTACTGTGCCAGCAAGCATGCTCTTCGG GGTTTTTTCAATGCTCTCCAAGGTGAGCTCATGAAATATCCAGGAATAACATTTTGCAACGTTTACCCAGGGCCTGTGCAGTCTGACATTGTGAAGAATGCCCTAACAGAAGAATTAACTAAG CCCAATAAAGGTATGGATCAGTCTTACAAGATGCCAACGAGCCGCTGTGTCCGGCTGATGCTAATCTCCATGGCCAATGATTTGAAGGAAGTTTGGATCTCTGATCATCCTGTCTTGCTGGGGGCATACTTGTGGCAGTATATGCCAACCTGGGCCTTATGGCTAACCTCCAGGTTGGGGAAGAAAAGAATTCAGAACTTTGAGAATGGTCTG GATCCAGACTTGCCTTATAAATTCTGGAAGACGAAGAAGGATTGA